One window of the Drosophila ananassae strain 14024-0371.13 chromosome 4 unlocalized genomic scaffold, ASM1763931v2 tig00000054, whole genome shotgun sequence genome contains the following:
- the LOC123257718 gene encoding uncharacterized protein LOC123257718, giving the protein MEYCGLEYHHLAHETAINDIKSSFYISRLRVLYKSVPSTCQRCKVNSAVSRPPQMAPIPIARMGSIQRPFTYTGVDYFGPLLVNVGRRKEKRWVALFTCLTLRAVHFEIAYSPDTSSCNMCLSNFMALRGTPKEIFSDNGLNFRATEKAVREDLKKIDNDKITIKFDGIKWRFNSPGAPHMGGAWERFVRTTKGILKNICPNYSFNDESLRNALMEAQFIINSRPLTFVSLDTDYDAALTPNHLLLGRNKWFEKVPPITIGSIVVIVDELLPRNLWLKRRVTDTMMDKDGHDRRVTIKTQHGVLERPATKIAVLDVGLEDGN; this is encoded by the exons ATGGAGTACTGCGGACTAGAG TACCATCATCTCGCTCACGAGACTGCAATAAACGACATCAAGTCTTCGTTTTACATCAGTCGCCTCCGAGTGTTGTACAAATCCGTGCCGAGTACATGCCAACGATGCAAGGTTAACAGTGCAGTTTCCCGACCACCCCAGATGGCACCGATTCCGATAGCTAGAATGGGAAGCATCCAGAGACCGTTTACCTACACAGGCGTCGATTATTTTGGCCCGTTATTGGTGAACGTTGGCAGGCGCAAGGAGAAGAGATGGGTAGCTCTGTTCACCTGCCTCACGTTGCGCGCAGTGCATTTTGAGATCGCCTATAGTCCTGACACAAGTTCATGCAACATGTGCCTCTCCAATTTTATGGCGCTTCGAGGGACACCAAAGGAAATATTCTCAGACAATGGTTTgaacttcagagccacggAAAAAGCCGTGCGAGAAGATCTGAAAAAGATCGATAACGATAAGATCACCATTAAGTTCGATGGCATAAAGTGGCGATTCAACTCACCAGGAGCACCACACATGGGTGGAGCATGGGAAAGATTCGTCCGGACAACAAAAGGAATTTTGAAGAACATTTGCCCAAATTACTCCTTCAACGACGAGAGCCTGAGAAACGCATTGATGGAGGCACAATTTATCATCAACTCGCGACCGCTTACGTTTGTAAGTCTGGACACTGATTATGACGCCGCTCTGACCCCGAACCACCTCCTGTTGGG GCGCAACAAATGGTTTGAGAAGGTACCTCCAATAACCATTGGGAGCATCGTAGTCATCGTAGATGAGCTCCTCCCCAGGAACCTGTGGTTAAAAAGACGAGTGACCGACACAATGATGGACAAGGACGGGCACGATCGACGAGTGACTATAAAGACCCAGCACGGCGTTTTGGAAAGACCAGCAACGAAGATAGCGGTTTTGGACGTCGGCTTGGAGGATGGAAACTGA